Proteins from a genomic interval of Lolium perenne isolate Kyuss_39 chromosome 1, Kyuss_2.0, whole genome shotgun sequence:
- the LOC127311287 gene encoding dnaJ homolog subfamily C GRV2 has translation MDFASRHTASAPPPAAGADASSSAVTEEPEYLARYFVVKHSWRGRYRRILCIEASGVVTLDPGTLAVTNSYDFGAEFDRAAPDSNANEFTLSVRTDGKGKFKAMRFSSPLRAGILTELHRLRPVHPVVEFPVLHLRRRTQEWAPFKIKVTSLGIELLEVHSGNLRWCLDFRDMDSPAILLLGDSYGRRNAEGGGFVLCPLYGRKSKAFMAASGSTNTVIISYLTKTAKSSVGLSLSVDNSQSMTAADFIARRANEAVGAAETRHGEWSVIRLRPAAHGTACIESLSLGIGPRGGLGEQGDSVSRQLVLTNTSLVERRPENYEATIVRPLSAVSALVRFAEEPQMFAFEFNDGCPIHVYASTSRDNLIATVLDVLQTQRQCAIPVLPRLTMPGHRIDPPCGASNLQIPHHAAVDMEAANMYIKHLAAVAKEAVASSDTIPGAKIRLWRRIREFNACVPYTGVPINIEVPEVVLMALISLLPATPQNLPADAPPLPPPSPKAAATIMGFVACLRRLLTSRSVSSHVMAFPVAVGRIMGLLRNGSEGVAAEAAGLVAMLIGGGPGDTSMLMDTRGESHATYMHAKSVLFAQPIYVPVLVSRLKPLSVSPLLSLSVVEILEAMLCDPHGETTQHATFVELLRQVAGLRRRLFALFAHPAESVRETISVIMRTIAEEDAIAAESMRDAALKDGALLRHLLNAFFFPAGERRDVSRQLVALWADSYQPALDLLSRILPPGLVAYLHTRSDEDSQNQYDEVPLSRRQRRILQQRRALGGKSTETPEQGMPPNSVDDGDFFRHASVSPYGGADVHQRHVSQYSTAHALSPPTSIDPSRAVPHGAVPEAVPENHQLGIPQLNSHPYSVDSTANGDLIESSHSDFSVPAQVVVENTPVGSGRLLCNWYGFWRAFGLDHNRADLIWNERTRQELREALQTEVHNLDVEKERTDDIVPGSSVSEDDGSSDTLPRISWNYAEFLVSYPSLSKEVCVGQYYLRLLLESGSNYRAQDFPLRDPVAFFRALYHRFLCDADIGLTVDGAVPDELGSSDDWCDMGRLDGFGGGGGSSVRDLCSRAMAIVYEQHYKVIGPFDGTAHITVLLDRTDDRALRHRLLLLLKAFMNDLSNVEACVLVGGCVLAVDLLTVAHEASERTAIPLQSNLIASTAFMEPSKEWMYIDKDGTKVGPLEKDAIRRLWSKKSIDWTTKCWASSMSDWKRLRDIRELRWALSVRTPVLTSTQIGDAALSILHSMASAHSDLDDAGEIVTPTPMVKRILSSPRCLPHVAQAILTGEPSIVEVSASLLKAIVTRNPKAMIRLYSTGAFYFALAYPGSNLLSIAQLFSATHTHQAFHGGEEAAVSSSLPLAKRSVLGGLLPESLLYVLERSGPSAFAAAMVSDSDTPEIIWTHKMRAEHLIRQVLQHLGDFSQKLAQHCHSLYDYAPMPPVTYPNLKDEMWCHRYYLRNLCDDIRFPNWPIVEHVEFLQSLLAMWREELTRRPMDLSEEEACKILEITLDDLVIGENGSSKKSSEINLVNLAKNIENIDEEKLKRQYRKLAIKYHPDKNPEGREKFVAVQKAYERLQASMQGLQGPQVWRLILLLKAQCILYKRYGHVLEPFKYAGYPMLLNAVTVDKDDSNFLSSDRAPLLIAASELIWLTCASSSLNGEELIRDSGIPLLATLLSRCMGIVQPTTPAHEPAARIVTNIMHTFSVLSQFESGRLEILKFGGLVEDIVHCTELEFVPSAVDAALQTAANVSVSSELQNALLAAGFLWFVLPLLLQYDSTAEENETNESHGVGARVQIAKNLHAIHTAQALSKLCGLGGDGISSPSNLPAFNTLRALLTPRLADMLRNYPPKELLSNLNSNLESPEIIWNSSTRGELLKFVDEQRTSQGPDGSYDLTESQSFTYQALSKELNVGDVYLRVYNNQPDYEISDQEGFCIALLKFIAGLVQKWNSINSEENMMHEHDSVIDTSTENGEASDSANEGRENNLYEKDSKDETGVDCEVIMNLRSGLTSLQNLLTSNPGLAAVFASKERLTPLFECLALPVPPESNIPQICLSVLSLLTKHAPCLEAMVAERTSLILLFQILHCNPSCREGALAVLYSLASRPELAWAAAKHGGVVYILELILPLQEEIPMQQRAAAASLLGKLAGQPMHGPRVAITLARFLPDGLVSAIRDGPGEAVVSSLEQTTETPELVWTPAMAASLSAQLSTMAADLYQEQMKGRLVDWDVPEQASGQHVMKDEPQVGGIYVRLFLKDPKFPLRNPKRFLEGLLDQYVSSVAATHYEANAVDPELPLLLSAALVSLLRVHPALADHVGYLGYVPKLVAAMAYEGRRDTMASGQDTSRSQAEPIEHENSDNAPETTVQTPQERVRLSCLRVLHQLASSTTCAEAMAATSAGTPQVVALLMKAIGWQGGSILALETLKRVVGAGNRARDALVAQGLKVGLVDVLLGILDWRAGGRQGLCNQMKWNESEASIGRVLAVEVLHAFATEGAHCSKVREILNASDVWSAYKDQKHDLFLPSNAQTSAAGVAGLIESSSSRLTYALTAAPSPQPALVRLPSSSPSPPSGPVNHVNRRHS, from the exons ATGGACTTCGCCAGCCGCCACACCGCCTCGGCCCCGCCGCCCGCGGCCGGGGCcgacgcctcctcctccgccgtcacCGAGGAGCCCGAGTACCTCGCCAGGTACTTCGTCGTCAAGCACTCGTGGCGCGGGAGGTACCGCCGGATCCTATGCATCGAGGCCTCGGGCGTCGTCACGCTCGACCCTGGCACGCTCGCCGTCACCAACTCGTATGATTTCGGCGCCGAATTCGACCGCGCTGCGCCCGACTCCAACGCCAATGAGTTCACGCTCAGTGTCCGCACTGACGGCAAGGGCAAGTTCAAGGCCATGCGCTTCTCCTCGCCGCTTCGCGCCGGGATCCTCACTGAGCTCCACCGCCTGCGGCCCGTGCACCCGGTTGTGGAGTTCCCCGTTCTCCACCTCCGCCGTCGCACCCAAGAGTGGGCACCCTTC AAAATTAAGGTCACTTCGTTGGGAATTGAGCTCCTCGAAGTACATTCTGGTAATCTGCGCTGGTGCTTGGACTTTAGAGATATGGATTCTCCTGCTATCTTGCTCCTGGGGGATAGCTACGGGAGGAGGAATGCTGAAGGTGGAGGCTTTGTACTATGCCCTCTTTATGGAAGGAAATCGAAAGCATTTATGGCTGCATCAGGCAGTACGAACACTGTGATTATATCATATTTG ACAAAAACTGCCAAGTCATCGGTTGGGTTATCTCTCTCCGTGGACAATTCACAGTCAATGACAGCTGCTGACTTTATAGCAAGGAGAG CTAATGAGGCAGTTGGAGCTGCTGAAACTCGACATGGAGAATGGTCAGTAATAAGATTACGTCCTGCTGCACATGGCACTGCTTGTATTGAGAGCTTGAGTTTGGGTATTGGACCACGGGGAGGACTTGGAGAACAGGGCGATTCTGTTTCTCGACAGCTCGTTCTTACAAACACATCACTTGTCGAAAGACGCCCTGAGAATTACGAG GCTACCATTGTCCGACCTCTCTCAGCAGTAAGTGCTCTTGTACGATTTGCTGAAGAGCCAcagatgtttgcatttgaattcaATGATGGTTGCCCAATTCAT GTATATGCAAGTACGTCCCGTGATAACTTAATTGCAACAGTTCTTGATGTTTTACAAACGCAG AGGCAGTGTGCAATTCCAGTGCTGCCAAGGTTGACTATGCCTGGTCATCGTATAGATCCACCTTGTGGGGCCTCCAATCTTCAGATACCCCATCATGCCGCTGTTGATATGGAAGCTGCTAACATGTACATAAAACATTTAGCTGCAGTTGCAAAAGAGGCTGTAGCTTCATCTGACACTATTCCTGGAGCAAAAATCAGATTATGGCGTAGAATAAGGGAATTTAATGCATGCGTACCATATACTGGAGTACCCATCAACATTGAAGTGCCTGAGGTGGTCCTAATGGCTTTAATTAGTCTTCTTCCAGCCACACCACAAAACCTTCCTGCGGATGCTCCTCCTCttccaccaccatcaccaaaaGCAGCAGCTACAATAATGGGTTTCGTTGCATGCTTACGAAGGCTACTTACATCAAGAAGTGTGTCATCACATGTGATGGCATTTCCTGTTGCTGTTGGGAGAATAATGGGTTTGCTTAGGAATGGCTCAGAGGGAGTGGCAGCTGAGGCTGCAGGGCTTGTGGCTATGCTAATTGGTGGTGGTCCTGGTGATACATCGATGTTGATGGATACAAGGGGAGAGTCCCATGCTACTTACATGCATGCTAAGTCTGTACTCTTTGCACAACCGATCTATGTTCCAGTCCTTGTTAGCAGATTGAAGCCATTATCTGTTTCACCATTACTTTCTCTGTCTGTTGTGGAAATCCTTGAGGCTATGCtttgtgatccccatggtgaaacaaccCAGCATGCTACATTTGTTGAGTTATTACGTCAAGTTGCTGGTTTACGCCGTCGATTGTTTGCATTATTTGCACACCCTGCTGAAAGTGTAAGAGAGACCATTTCTGTTATTATGCGTACAATTGCCGAGGAAGATGCAATAGCAGCGGAGTCCATGCGCGATGCTGCCTTGAAGGATGGTGCGCTTCTCAGGCATTTGCTAAATGCTTTCTTCTTCCCTGCTGGTGAGCGGCGTGATGTTAGTCGGCAGCTTGTTGCTCTGTGGGCTGATTCTTACCAACCTGCGCTGGATTTGCTGTCAAGAATACTTCCTCCTGGACTTGTTGCTTATCTTCATACGAGGTCAGATGAAGATTCTCAGAACCAGTATGACGAAGTACCACTAAGCAGAAGGCAGAGGCGAATACTTCAGCAGAGGAGGGCTCTTGGTGGTAAGAGTACGGAAACACCAGAACAAGGAATGCCCCCAAATAGTGTGGATGATGGAGATTTCTTCAGGCACGCCAGTGTAAGTCCTTATGGAGGAGCGGATGTCCATCAGAGGCATGTCAGTCAGTACTCAACTGCCCATGCCCTCTCTCCTCCTACAAGTATTGACCCTTCTCGTGCAGTTCCACATGGTGCTGTACCTGAGGCTGTTCCTGAAAATCATCAACTTGGAATACCACAGCTGAATTCACACCCTTATTCGGTGGACTCCACTGCCAATGGTGACCTTATTGAGTCGTCACATTCAGATTTCTCAGTTCCTGCACAGGTTGTGGTGGAAAACACTCCTGTGGGATCTGGCAGGCTACTGTGTAACTGGTATGGATTTTGGAGAGCGTTCGGTCTAGATCACAATAGAGCAGATTTGATCTGGAACGAACGCACAAGACAAGAATTAAGGGAAGCATTGCAAACTGAAGTTCATAACCTTGATGTTGAAAAAGAAAGAACAGATGATATTGTCCCTGGAAGTTCAGTCAGTGAGGATGATGGTAGTAGTGACACTTTACCGCGAATTTCCTGGAATTATGCTGAATTTTTGGTTAGCTACCCTAGCTTGTCGAAAGAAGTCTGTGTGGGGCAATATTACTTGAGGTTGCTGCTTGAAAGTGGAAGCAACTACCGAGCACAGGATTTTCCACTACGTGACCCTGTTGCTTTTTTTAGAGCTCTATACCATCGTTTCTTGTGTGATGCAGATATTGGTCTCACTGTGGATGGTGCAGTTCCTGATGAACTGGGTTCATCTGATGATTGGTGTGACATGGGAAGATTAGATGGctttggtggaggtggaggttcgTCAGTAAGAGATCTTTGCTCAAGGGCAATGGCTATAGTTTATGAACAACATTACAAAGTTATTGGGCCTTTTGATGGCACAGCACATATTACAGTTCTCTTAGACAGAACCGATGATAGGGCTTTAAGGCACCGATTGCTACTTCTGTTAAAG GCCTTCATGAATGATCTTTCAAATGTTGAAGCGTGTGTTCTTGTGGGAGGCTGTGTTTTGGCTGTTGATTTGTTAACTGTCGCTCATGAAGCATCTGAGCGGACAGCTATTCCTCTGCAGTCTAATCTCATTGCATCAACCGCATTTATGGAACCTTCGAAAGAGTGGATGTATATTGACAAAGATGGTACAAAAGTTGGCCCACTTGAAAAGGATGCTATTAGAAGGCTGTGGTCAAAAAAGTCAATTGATTGGACAACAAAATGTTGGGCTTCCAGTATGTCTGACTGGAAAAGATTACGTGACATCCGGGAGTTGCGTTGGGCACTTTCTGTTAGAACACCTGTTCTGACTTCTACTCAG ATTGGGGATGCTGCATTGTCTATATTGCATAGTATGGCGTCTGCACATTCTGATCTTGATGATGCGGGTGAGATAGTTACCCCAACTCCTATGGTGAAACGTATATTGTCAAGTCCAAGATGCCTTCCTCATGTTGCCCAG GCCATCCTTACTGGGGAACCAAGCATTGTTGAAGTATCTGCCTCTTTGCTTAAGGCTATTGTCACAAGAAACCCCAAAGCTATGATTCGATTATATAGTACCGGTGCCTTCTACTTTGCATTGGCATACCCAGGTTCAAATCTCCTATCAATCGCACAACTTTTTTCAGCCACACATACTCATCAAGCCTTTCATGGTGGTGAAGAGGCAGCCGTATCTTCATCATTGCCTTTGGCAAAGCGTAGTGTACTAGGTGGCCTGCTCCCAGAATCATTGTTGTATGTCTTGGAACGCAGTggcccttctgcttttgctgccgCAATGGTGTCTGATTCTGACACACCAGAAATTATATGGACCCACAAGATGAGGGCAGAACATCTTATCCGTCAG GTTCTGCAGCATCTGGGTGATTTTTCTCAGAAATTGGCTCAGCATTGCCATTCATTGTATGATTATGCTCCTATGCCACCTGTGACCTACCCGAATCTGAAGGATGAGATGTGGTGCCATCGTTACTACCTACGGAATCTATGTGATGATATCAGGTTTCCCAACTGGCCCATTGTTGAACACGTAGAGTTCTTACAGTCATTACTGGCAATGTGGCGTGAAGAGTTAACTCGCCGTCCAATGGATTTGTCTGAAGAAGAAGCCTGCAAGATACTGGAGATTACTCTTGATGATCTTGTAATCGGTGAGAATGGTAGTAGCAAGAAGTCGTCCGAGATAAATTTGGTCAATTTGGCAAAAAATATTGAAAACATTGATGAAGAGAAGCTTAAGCGCCAATATCGGAAGCTGGCAATAAAATACCATCCAGACAAGAACCCTGAGGGAAGAGAAAAATTTGTTGCTGTACAAAAGGCTTACGAGCGATTGCAG GCAAGTATGCAAGGATTGCAGGGACCACAGGTCTGGAGGCTGATACTGTTGCTTAAGGCACAGTGCATCTTGTACAAGAGATATGGACATGTCTTGGAACCATTCAAATATGCTGGCTATCCTATGTTGCTAAATGCAGTTACTGTAGACAAGGATGATAGCAATTTTCTTTCATCTGACAGGGCCCCTCTTTTGATAGCCGCTTCAGAGCTAATTTGGCTGAC AtgtgcatcatcatcattaaaTGGAGAAGAGCTTATACGAGACAGTGGTATCCCATTGTTGGCAACACTGCTTTCACGTTGCATGGGCATCGTTCAGCCAACAACTCCGGCACATGAACCAGCAGCAAGAATAGTCACCAACATAATGCACACATTCTCAGTGCTCAGCCAGTTTGAGTCAGGAAGACTTGAGATTCTTAAGTTTGGTGGCCTTGTTGAGGACATTGTGCACTGTACAGAACTTGAATTTGTTCCCTCGGCTGTGGATGCTGCTCTGCAGACAGCTGCTAATGTTTCAGTTTCATCTGAACTACAAAATGCTCTTCTAGCAGCTGGCTTTTTATG GTTTGTCTTGCCCTTACTGCTTCAATACGATTCGACAGCAGAGGAGAATGAGACAAATGAATCACATGGTGTTGGGGCAAGGGTGCAGATTGCCAAAAATCTTCATGCAATACATACAGCTCAAGCTTTGTCAAAGCTTtgtggtcttggtggtgacggAATATCAAGCCCATCTAACCTTCCTGCTTTCAATACACTAAGAGCACTTCTTACTCCCAGGCTTGCTGATATGCTGAGAAACTACCCACCCAAAGAGCTATTATCGAATCTGAATTCAAACTTGGAGTCACCAGAG ATTATATGGAATTCTTCAACCAGAGGAGAGCTCCTCAAATTTGTAGATGAGCAGCGAACTAGTCAAGGTCCTGATGGTTCGTACGATTTGACAGAATCACAGTCTTTCACCTATCAAGCTTTGTCAAAAGAATTGAATGTTGGTGATGTCTACTTGAGGGTTTACAACAATCAGCCAGATTATGAAATAAGTGACCAGGAAGGCTTTTGCATTGCTCTGCTTAAGTTTATAGCAGGGTTAGTACAAAAGTGGAATTCCATAAATTCGGAGGAAAACATGATGCATGAACATGATTCGGTGATTGATACATCTACGGAAAATGGTGAAGCCAGTGACTCAGCCAATGAAGGAAGAGAGAATAATTTGTATGAAAAAGACAGCAAAGATGAAACTGGTGTAGACTGTGAAGTGATTATGAACCTCAGAAGTGGATTAACATCGCTTCAG AATCTTCTGACAAGTAATCCGGGCTTGGCTGCCGTTTTTGCTTCCAAGGAACGATTGACACCTCTCTTTGAATGCCTTGCGCTGCCTGTCCCTCCTGAAAGCAATATCCCACAAATTTGTTTAAGTGTTCTTTCTCTCTTGACAAAGCATGCTCCTTGTTTGGAGGCCATGGTTGCAGAAAGGACGAGTCTCATTTTGCTATTTCAGATACTCCACTGCAATCCTTCTTGCAGGGAGGGAGCACTTGCTGTGCTCTATTCTTTGGCAAGTAGACCAGAGTTGGCTTGGGCTGCTGCCAAGCATGGTGGTGTAGTGTACATTCTCGAACTTATCTTACCACTTCAAG AGGAAATCCCTATGCAGCAAAGAGCTGCAGCTGCATCCTTATTGGGCAAACTTGCTGGGCAGCCAATGCATGGTCCTAGAGTGGCCATCACACTTGCTAGATTCTTGCCTGATGGTTTGGTTTCTGCAATTAGAGATGGACCTGGTGAAGCTGTCGTTTCGTCTCTTGAACAGACGACAGAAACTCCTGAACTTGTATGGACACCTGCAATGGCAGCTTCTCTTTCTGCGCAGCTGTCTACGATGGCGGCAGACCTCTATCAAGAGCAGATGAAAGGACGCCTTGTTGATTGGGATGTGCCGGAACAAGCATCTGGACAACATGTAATGAAGGATGAACCACAG GTTGGTGGAATTTATGTGAGACTCTTCCTAAAGGATCCCAAGTTTCCACTGAGAAACCCTAAAAGATTCCTTGAAGGGCTGCTAGATCAGTATGTTTCCTCAGTTGCTGCTACCCACTATGAAGCAAATGCTGTTGATCCAGAACTTCCTTTGCTGCTTTCTGCTGCACTTGTTTCCTTGTTGCGTGTTCACCCGGCACTTGCAGACCATGTTGGTTACCTAGGCTATGTTCCAAAGCTGGTTGCAGCTATGGCTTATGAGGGAAGAAGGGACACTATGGCATCTGGGCAGGACACAAGTAGATCGCAAGCAGAACCTATTGAGCATGAAAACTCTGATAATGCTCCTGAGACCACAGTGCAGACTCCACAAGAGCGGGTTCGCCTTAGTTGTTTGCGAGTACTGCATCAGTTGGCGTCTAGCACAACTTGTGCTGAAGCTATGGCAGCAACGAGTGCAGGAACTCCTCAG GTTGTTGCACTGCTTATGAAAGCAATTGGATGGCAAGGTGGAAGTATACTGGCGTTAGAGACACTAAAGCGTGTCGTTGGCGCTGGTAATCGCGCCAGAGATGCGCTTGTTGCACAGGGGTTAAA GGTTGGTCTTGTTGATGTGCTCCTTGGCATTCTCGACTGGCGAGCTGGTGGAAGGCAGGGACTCTGTAACCAAATGAAGTGGAATGAATCAGAGGCTTCAATTGGTCGTGTATTAGCAGTGGAG GTACTTCATGCTTTTGCAACGGAAGGAGCACATTGTTCTAAAGTTCGAGAAATCCTTAATGCTTCTGAC GTATGGAGCGCTTACAAAGACCAGAAGCATGATCTGTTCCTTCCATCCAATGCACAGACTTCCGCTGCTGGAGTTGCAGGCCTCATTGAGAGCTCATCTTCAAGGCTCACCTATGCCctcacggcggcgccatcgcCTCAACCTGCCCTGGTCCGTCTACCGTCCTCGTCTCCTTCTCCTCCGTCAGGTCCTGTAAATCATGTCAACCGGCGACATTCTTAG